Part of the Mariprofundus sp. NF genome is shown below.
AGGCGTACACTGGGCATCAAAGGCACGGGCTGCATCCTGAGTCTCATCGGCCAGATAGGGGAAATCGATCCCCCACTCGGCAATCTTCTCAGCCATGGCTGGTAAGCCATCAGCCGGATAATCGGGATGGATATTGGGATTCACTGCAACAGTGTTGATGCCCATCTTTCTCAGGGTAGCAGCATGCCGGATCAGGCGCGGCCAGACGGCAATGGCGTAGGGGCAGTGGTTACAGGTAAAAGCCACCAGCAACCCTTTTTCACCCAGCTGTGATGCCAGTGAAACATCACTGCCATCCACATCCTTAAGATTGATCTCCGGCATCTGCCAACCGGAATCCACATGTATTGAAGCAACCAGAGCCATCATTCACCTCTTATCGTTATATTAGTATCAATCATAAATTCAGGGACACCCAAAGTACCCAGTTAAACCTTACCAACTTAAAACGGCACCGCCACCATACCGCGTGCCAGCATCATCAGATAGGCAAATGTAGCAACTGCGGCAATAAAACAGCCCCGTTTCACCACTCTGCTACGCCCATACTTCAGCGCCACAGCACCGAGCACGATATAGAGCAGCAGGCCGCCAATCTTGGCTGCCAGCCAGTGCGAATCAAGAGGCGATATCTCCAGTAGAAATGCCATGATAATGCCGGAGGCAAGAAAAACCGTATCGATCGTGTCGGGCAGCGTGCGGCGCAAGAAACGACGCTTCAGCGGCCTGCCGACCCACATCATCAAACCGCGCCAGATGAACAGCGAAATCGAGATCAGCGCGCAGCCTGCATGAATTGGAAATAGTATAGAGATCAAATCTGCCCCATTTTATCGGTGTAATTTTTCCGCCCTAAAGCATCTTGCGGATTGAAAGTGCTGGACTATATTACAACCTTGCCGGCATTTCAGCCGGTTTAATCGAATTTCTGGGAGGAAACAATTATGAAACGCATTGCAATCGCAATGGCTGCAAGCGCTATGCTGGCAGCTCCGGCATTCGCTGGTGATCACGGTGGACACGCAAAATCTCACGGTGACGCACATGCCACTGCTGCACACGGCCCTGTTGCTGACAAAGTAATCAAAGCTCAGCGCAAAGCGCTGGCAAAAAGCACCAAAGGCGCAGGTTTCGGCCCGCAGTCACCACGTGACATTGATGCGCCAGCCGGTAACAACAACCGCATCTTCAACGAGGCTCCGGCTTCTACAGCGATGAACCTCTGCAACATCCACTTCCACAAAAATGCTGAGCATAAAGGTGGCGAGTTCACCACTTATGCAGGCAATGGCGATGGTCATGGTTACCTGAGCGGCTACAAATACAACGGCACCCTGACTGCTGCTGAGCTGGCTCCAGCCAAGCATGAGATCTGCCCGAGTGCACACGGTGCCCTCTCATCAGGTGATACCATTGAAGTTCACTACGTTCACTCTACTGCTGACATCAAACCTGGCCCGACGCTGGGTTCCTGCCTGAGCGAGTCTATCGGTAACCCGCAGCTGCGTGTTGAGACTCAGGTTTATGTTCTGGTTAACGACAAACATGCACTGGACTTCGGCAAGCTGACCAAACACAAAAAGGTTAACGGTCTGCATCAGCCAACCGGTATCCCATCCAACACCGGTACCCCTGTTCAGTACGAAGGTTCTACCACCGGTCCCGGCTACAACGAGAAAGGTTCTCCGTATCAGGTATCATGGAGCGTTCGCCCACAGGTTGCCAAAGTCGACATCAACACTGTTGGCAAGTGGTGCAAAGGCAACACCTTCAACGAAGATCATGCACACGGTGTACGTAACCTTGTACAGAACAAGAATCTTCTCTCTACCATCGACTGATCAGCGTTACATCGATCTGGTTCATAAGATCAAAGCCGTCTCCCTCGGGAGGCGGCTTTTTTATTACCACTGTCCCGTCCTGAAATAAGTTGACACAAAAAGGACTTATTATGGGAAAGGAAGAAACAGCAAGGCGCAGACGAAGTCAGCGTGATTATACATTGGGCTTTAAATTGAGCATTGTCGAACAGGTTGAA
Proteins encoded:
- a CDS encoding thioredoxin family protein, with product MALVASIHVDSGWQMPEINLKDVDGSDVSLASQLGEKGLLVAFTCNHCPYAIAVWPRLIRHAATLRKMGINTVAVNPNIHPDYPADGLPAMAEKIAEWGIDFPYLADETQDAARAFDAQCTPDLYMFNADGRLYYHGRIDDYWKSEEQVTREELIAAAELLVAGENAPQPQHPTIGCSIKWKEID
- a CDS encoding SirB2 family protein — its product is MISILFPIHAGCALISISLFIWRGLMMWVGRPLKRRFLRRTLPDTIDTVFLASGIIMAFLLEISPLDSHWLAAKIGGLLLYIVLGAVALKYGRSRVVKRGCFIAAVATFAYLMMLARGMVAVPF
- a CDS encoding delta-class carbonic anhydrase; this encodes MKRIAIAMAASAMLAAPAFAGDHGGHAKSHGDAHATAAHGPVADKVIKAQRKALAKSTKGAGFGPQSPRDIDAPAGNNNRIFNEAPASTAMNLCNIHFHKNAEHKGGEFTTYAGNGDGHGYLSGYKYNGTLTAAELAPAKHEICPSAHGALSSGDTIEVHYVHSTADIKPGPTLGSCLSESIGNPQLRVETQVYVLVNDKHALDFGKLTKHKKVNGLHQPTGIPSNTGTPVQYEGSTTGPGYNEKGSPYQVSWSVRPQVAKVDINTVGKWCKGNTFNEDHAHGVRNLVQNKNLLSTID